A single window of Emys orbicularis isolate rEmyOrb1 chromosome 18, rEmyOrb1.hap1, whole genome shotgun sequence DNA harbors:
- the AIF1L gene encoding allograft inflammatory factor 1-like has translation MAVTLNSRFQGGKAYGQRRAQQEGRLEEINKEFLCDPKFSDEEDLEEKLAVFKEKYMEFDLNNQGEIDLMSVKRMMEKLGAPKTHLELKKMISEVTGGVSETISYQDFVNVMLGKRSAVLKLVMLFEGKANENIPKPSGPPPERDIASLP, from the exons ATGGCCGTGACCCTCAACAGCCGCTTCCAAG GAGGCAAAGCCTACGGGCAGCGGAGAGCGCAGCAGGAGGGGCGGCTGGAGGAGATCAACAAG GAATTTCTCTGTGACCCCAAGTTCAGTGATGAAGAAGATCTGGAGGAGAAGCTCGCGGTGTTCAAAG AGAAATACATGGAGTTTGACCTGAATAACCAAGGCGAGATTG ATCTGATGTCTGTCAAAAGGATGATGGAGAAACTGGGAGCTCCGAAGACGCACTTAGAGCTGAAGAAGATGATCTCTGAAGTGACTGGAGGGGTTAGCGAAACCATCTCTTACCAGGACTTCGTCAACGTGATGCTTGGCAAGCGCTCTGCTGTCCTTAAATT AGTCATGCTGTTTGAAGGAAAAGCCAATGAAAACATCCCAAAGCCTTCTGGCCCGCCTCCAGAGAGAGATATTGCCAGTCTTCCCTGA